From a region of the Coprococcus comes ATCC 27758 genome:
- the citD gene encoding citrate lyase acyl carrier protein: MEIKKPAIAGTLESSDCQVTVEAGEGKVDFSLESAVINQYGNQIKKVAYETLENLGIDNVKLTIVDKGALDCTIKARIEAAVYRSVGQIEDLPWGGAIR; encoded by the coding sequence ATGGAAATCAAGAAACCTGCAATTGCAGGAACATTAGAATCCAGTGACTGCCAGGTAACAGTAGAAGCCGGAGAAGGAAAAGTTGATTTTTCACTGGAAAGCGCAGTGATCAATCAGTATGGAAACCAGATTAAGAAAGTAGCTTATGAAACACTGGAAAATCTGGGAATCGATAATGTAAAGCTTACAATCGTAGATAAAGGAGCTCTTGACTGTACGATCAAAGCAAGAATCGAAGCAGCTGTTTACCGTTCGGTAGGACAGATCGAAGATTTACCGTGGGGAGGTGCGATCAGATAA